A single Lactuca sativa cultivar Salinas chromosome 8, Lsat_Salinas_v11, whole genome shotgun sequence DNA region contains:
- the LOC111910994 gene encoding leucine-rich repeat receptor-like protein kinase PXL1, which yields MEASMITVGLLLLLPLVFAEGGVSTSSAPNDEISSLLSIKSAIVDSLSYLTDWNSSSFSSHCSWTGVSCNENGFVERLDLSNMNLTGNISEDFQNFHHLSFLNISSNGFTTTLPKSLSYLTSLVTIDVSQNDFVGEFPEGFGMGATRLKTVNASSNNFSGFLPEYLGNATSLETLDFRGSFFVGSIPKSFKSLKNLKFLGLSGNNLTGSIPPEIGQLSSLEVIIIGYNEFEGSIPPEIGNLTNLQYLDLAVGTLTGAIPQELGRLKKLTTVYIYQNSFEGKIPPEIGNLSSLVYLDLSDNRFSGEIPEEIGNLKSLKLLNLMCNQLNGSIPSTIGELPNLEILELWKNSLTGSLPVKLGMNSPLQWLDVSTNILSGEIPSGLCDSGNLTKLILFNNSFSGPLPIGLSTCSSLVRVRIQNNLISGMIPDGLGNLPELQRLELAHNNFSGKIPHDLTLSSSLSFIDVSSNHLVSGLPYSILSIPNLQTLLVSNNYLDGEIPSQFQDSPSLSVLDLSSNSFSGKIPENIASCQKLVNLNLSRNRLTGEIPTTVASMPMLSVLDLSNNSFVGRIPETFGSSPALETVNLSYNKLEGPVPNNGMLMTINANDLVGNDGLCGGILKPCSHTHTKDSTRKKLHLRHVIFGFVFGVCVIISVGILVFIGRWLYQRWFLYGFFDGWLMKTSKEWPWRLVAFQRLNFTSADIMASIKESNVIGMGGSGVVYKATTHHPPHSTVAVKKLWRSEPDIENGDDLFVEVNLLGRLRHRNIVRLLGYLHNEADVMMVYEYMPNGNLGQTLHGKQSGRMLVDWVSRYNVALGVAHGLAYLHHDCHPPIIHRDVKSNNILLDADLEARIADFGLARTMVRKNETVSMVAGSYGYIAPEYGYTLKVDEKSDIYSFGVVLLELLTGKQPLEPSFGDSIDIVEWVRGRMNRRDLEGILDQEIAGECNYVQEEMLLVLRIALLCTAKLPKDRPSMRDVITMLGEAKPRRKSVCNDLGAKEKPIFNNSPVIGLL from the exons ATGGAAGCCAGTATGATCACCGTTGGTCTCCTCCTTCTCCTTCCTCTTGTTTTTGCTGAGGGAGGAGTTTCAACTTCTTCCGCACCCAATGATGAAATTTCGTCACTTCTCTCTATCAAATCCGCCATTGTCGATTCCTTAAGTTATCTCACTGACTGGAACTCCTCATCGTTTTCATCCCACTGCAGCTGGACTGGAGTTTCATGCAATGAAAATGGCTTTGTTGAAAGGCTTGATCTTTCAAACATGAATCTCACTGGAAACATCTCGGAGGATTTCCAAAACTTCCATCATCTTTCTTTCCTCAATATTTCCTCAAATGGGTTCACCACTACTCTCCCAAAATCACTCTCGTATCTCACTTCGCTCGTTACCATCGACGTTAGTCAAAACGATTTCGTCGGAGAATTCCCGGAAGGTTTCGGAATGGGAGCAACAAGATTGAAAACCGTCAATGCATCCAGCAACAATTTTTCTGGGTTCCTCCCGGAGTATCTCGGAAACGCAACATCACTAGAGACACTTGATTTTCGTGGCAGTTTTTTCGTGGGGTCAATTCCGAAAAGTTTCAAGAGCCTGAAAAATTTGAAGTTTCTTGGGCTCTCCGGGAACAACCTCACCGGAAGCATTCCACCGGAGATTGGTCAGCTTTCTTCTTTGGAGGTTATCATTATTGGTTACAATGAATTTGAAGGCTCTATCCCGCCGGAGATCGGTAACCTTACCAATCTACAGTACCTGGACTTGGCAGTCGGAACACTCACCGGTGCAATCCCGCAAGAACTTGGTAGGCTTAAAAAGCTCACCACAGTTTACATCTATCAGAACAGCTTCGAAGGCAAGATTCCTCCAGAAATCGGAAATCTTTCGTCGCTTGTTTATCTTGATCTCTCGGATAACCGTTTTTCCGGTGAGATCCCAGAAGAGATAGGTAATCTGAAAAGCTTAAAGTTATTGAATCTGATGTGTAATCAGCTAAATGGTTCCATTCCAAGTACCATTGGTGAGTTGCCAAATCTAGAAATACTAGAATTATGGAAGAACTCATTAACAGGTTCACTGCCGGTGAAACTTGGAATGAATTCGCCATTACAGTGGTTAGATGTTTCTACAAATATACTATCCGGCGAGATCCCGTCGGGTTTGTGTGATTCCGGGAACCTCACCAAACTCATTCTCTTCAACAACTCGTTTTCCGGTCCTCTCCCGATTGGTCTGTCAACTTGTTCTTCATTAGTTCGAGTTCGCATCCAGAATAACCTCATTTCAGGTATGATTCCGGATGGGCTCGGTAACTTACCAGAACTACAACGATTAGAATTGGCACATAACAATTTCAGTGGCAAAATTCCTCATGATCTCACTTTATCAAGTTCTCTTTCGTTCATCGACGTTTCCTCAAATCATCTCGTATCAGGTTTGCCATACAGCATCTTGTCAATCCCGAATCTACAAACCTTACTTGTTTCAAACAACTATTTAGACGGAGAAATCCCGAGTCAGTTTCAAGACTCCCCGTCTTTATCTGTACTTGATCTCTCAAGCAACAGTTTCTCCGGCAAGATCCCTGAGAACATAGCTTCATGCCAGAAGCTAGTGAATTTGAATTTAAGCCGCAACCGATTGACGGGAGAGATCCCAACAACGGTGGCAAGTATGCCGATGCTATCCGTTCTTGATCTCTCAAACAACTCATTTGTCGGACGGATTCCCGAGACATTTGGAAGCTCACCGGCGTTAGAAACTGTAAATCTTTCGTACAACAAGCTGGAAGGACCAGTCCCGAATAACGGGATGTTAATGACGATAAACGCAAACGATCTTGTGGGAAACGACGGGCTTTGTGGAGGCATACTTAAGCCTTGTTCCCACACGCATACCAAGGATTCTACACGCAAGAAACTTCACCTTCGTCATGTTATTTTTGGATTCGTTTTTGGTGTTTGTGTGATTATTAGTGTCGGAATCTTGGTGTTTATAGGTCGGTGGCTTTACCAGAGATGGTTTTTATATGGTTTTTTCGACGGGTGGCTTATGAAGACCAGTAAGGAATGGCCATGGAGGCTCGTTGCATTCCAAAGACTTAACTTCACAAGTGCAGATATCATGGCGAGCATTAAAGAATCAAATGTCATCGGAATGGGTGGAAGTGGGGTCGTGTACAAGGCCACCACTCACCATCCACCGCATTCCACCGTTGCAGTCAAGAAACTATGGCGGTCAGAGCCGGATATAGAAAACGGAGACGACCTGTTTGTAGAGGTGAATCTTCTTGGCCGATTAAGACATAGAAACATAGTGAGGTTATTAGGGTACCTTCACAATGAAGCCGATGTCATGATGGTCTACGAGTATATGCCTAATGGTAACCTCGGGCAGACATTACACGGGAAGCAATCGGGCAGAATGTTGGTCGATTGGGTCTCGAGGTATAACGTTGCTTTAGGTGTTGCTCACGGGTTGGCTTACCTTCACCATGATTGTCACCCGCCCATCATTCACCGTGATGTCAAATCCAACAACATTCTTTTAGACGCGGATCTTGAGGCACGGATTGCAGATTTCGGATTGGCGAGgacaatggttcgaaagaacgaGACTGTCTCAATGGTGGCCGGATCTTACGGATATATAGCTCCGG AATACGGCTACACCTTGAAGGTGGATGAGAAAAGCGACATATACAGTTTCGGTGTGGTTCTTTTGGAGTTGCTAACAGGGAAACAACCGTTGGAGCCATCGTTTGGTGATTCGATTGATATTGTTGAATGGGTCCGAGGTCGGATGAATCGTCGAGACTTGGAAGGTATATTGGATCAAGAAATAGCAGGGGAATGCAATTATGTGCAAGAAGAAATGCTTTTAGTGCTAAGAATTGCACTTTTGTGCACTGCCAAGTTACCAAAAGATAGGCCTTCAATGAGAGATGTGATCACAATGCTTGGAGAGGCAAAGCCAAGAAGGAAAAGTGTTTGTAATGATCTTGGTGCCAAAGAGAAACCCATTTTCAACAACTCACCGGTTATTGGTCTTTTGTAA